The Microbacter sp. GSS18 genome has a segment encoding these proteins:
- the rapZ gene encoding RNase adapter RapZ — MTGMSGAGRSTAANALEDLDWYVVDNLPPQMLRPLLDLSEMAGDTLPRIAVVVDVRGRDLFSDLPEAVQALRERSRLRVLFLDAADDVLVRRFEAVRRPHPLQDEGTVIDGIQRERARLAVVREDADVIVDTSQFNVHQLANRIVELFSDETSARHTLTVVSFGFKYGLPPDADLVADMRFLPNPFWNDDLRSLTGEDERVRDFVLSQPGATEFLDSYTRALGPVLEGYQRENKRHSVVAVGCTGGKHRSVAMAIQLAERLGDLPGVAVRVKHRDLGRE; from the coding sequence GTGACAGGAATGTCCGGCGCGGGGCGGTCGACCGCCGCGAACGCGCTCGAGGACCTCGACTGGTACGTCGTGGACAATCTGCCGCCGCAGATGCTCCGGCCGCTGCTCGACCTGAGCGAGATGGCCGGAGACACGCTGCCGCGCATCGCCGTCGTTGTCGACGTGCGCGGCCGCGATCTGTTCAGCGACCTGCCCGAGGCCGTGCAGGCGCTGCGCGAGCGCTCACGCCTGCGCGTGCTTTTCCTCGACGCCGCCGACGACGTCCTCGTGCGTCGCTTCGAGGCCGTGCGGCGCCCGCACCCGCTGCAGGACGAGGGGACCGTCATCGACGGCATCCAGCGCGAGAGAGCGCGCCTGGCCGTCGTGCGCGAGGACGCCGACGTCATCGTCGACACGTCGCAGTTCAACGTCCACCAGCTCGCCAACCGCATCGTCGAGCTCTTCTCCGACGAGACTTCGGCGCGGCATACGCTCACGGTCGTGAGCTTCGGCTTCAAGTACGGACTGCCGCCGGACGCCGACCTCGTCGCCGACATGCGGTTCCTGCCCAACCCCTTCTGGAACGACGATCTCCGCTCGCTCACCGGCGAGGACGAACGGGTGCGGGACTTCGTGCTGTCGCAGCCGGGGGCCACCGAGTTCCTGGACTCCTACACTCGCGCGCTCGGTCCCGTGCTCGAGGGGTACCAGCGCGAGAACAAGCGCCACTCGGTGGTCGCCGTGGGCTGCACCGGCGGAAAGCACCGCTCGGTGGCGATGGCGATTCAGCTCGCCGAGCGGCTCGGTGATCTCCCCGGCGTCGCCGTGCGCGTCAAGCACCGCGACCTCGGGCGGGAATGA